From the genome of Elusimicrobiota bacterium, one region includes:
- the hemB gene encoding porphobilinogen synthase: MAFPTRRLRRMRSTSALRELVRETRLDPGDFVLPLFIRPGKGVRRPIASMPGQFQLSADEAAKLARSARSAGIPAVLLFGIPSRKDARGSGAYAADGVVQRAVKAVKDAAPGLVVMTDLCFCEYTDHGHCGALRRAKGGFVLDNDATLALVAKTAVSQARAGADVVAPSAMADGQVGAARRALDAAGFKDTAVLAYASKFASAFYGPFRDAAESPPKFGDRSTYQMDPANAREAVREALEDEAEGADMLMVKPALPYLDIVRAVREASRLPLSAYNVSGEYAMLKAAAGKGWLDEKRAVLETLLSIKRAGADFILTYHALEAARWLA; this comes from the coding sequence ATGGCATTCCCGACCCGACGCCTCCGCCGCATGAGAAGCACCTCCGCCCTGCGCGAGCTCGTGCGCGAGACGCGCCTCGACCCCGGCGACTTCGTGCTCCCGCTCTTCATCCGCCCCGGTAAGGGCGTGCGCAGGCCCATCGCCTCGATGCCCGGGCAGTTCCAGCTCTCGGCCGACGAGGCCGCGAAGCTCGCGCGCTCGGCGCGCTCGGCCGGGATCCCCGCGGTCCTGCTCTTCGGCATCCCCTCGCGCAAGGACGCGCGGGGCTCCGGCGCGTACGCGGCCGACGGCGTCGTCCAGCGCGCGGTGAAAGCCGTGAAGGACGCCGCGCCCGGGCTGGTCGTCATGACCGACCTCTGCTTCTGCGAGTACACCGACCACGGACATTGCGGGGCCCTCCGCCGCGCGAAGGGCGGCTTCGTCCTCGACAACGACGCGACCCTCGCGCTCGTCGCGAAGACCGCCGTGAGCCAGGCCCGCGCCGGCGCCGACGTCGTCGCCCCGAGCGCGATGGCCGACGGTCAGGTCGGGGCCGCTCGCCGCGCGCTCGACGCCGCCGGCTTCAAGGACACCGCCGTCCTCGCCTACGCCTCGAAGTTCGCCAGCGCGTTCTACGGCCCTTTCCGCGACGCCGCCGAGTCCCCGCCCAAGTTCGGCGACCGCTCGACCTATCAGATGGACCCGGCCAACGCGCGCGAGGCCGTGCGCGAGGCGCTCGAGGACGAGGCCGAGGGCGCGGACATGCTCATGGTGAAGCCCGCCCTGCCCTACCTCGACATCGTGAGGGCGGTGCGCGAGGCGAGCCGCCTCCCGCTCTCCGCCTACAACGTCTCCGGCGAGTACGCGATGCTCAAGGCCGCCGCGGGCAAGGGCTGGCTCGACGAGAAGCGGGCCGTGCTCGAGACGCTCCTCTCCATCAAGCGCGCCGGCGCCGACTTCATCCTGACCTACCATGCCCTGGAGGCCGCGCGATGGCTCGCATGA
- the mscL gene encoding large-conductance mechanosensitive channel protein MscL: MFKEFKEFAMKGNVVDMAVGVVIGGAFGKIVSSVLNDIIMPPLGLITGGVDFTQHAFTLKPAEGAAKAVTLNWGAFVTHCVDFSIVAFTMFMVIKGMNALKRSEKAPPPAPTEKKCPECCLHIPLEAKRCGHCTSALA; the protein is encoded by the coding sequence ATGTTCAAGGAATTCAAGGAATTTGCGATGAAGGGCAACGTCGTCGACATGGCCGTCGGCGTGGTCATCGGCGGCGCTTTCGGGAAGATCGTCAGCTCCGTGCTCAACGATATCATCATGCCGCCGCTCGGCCTCATCACCGGCGGAGTGGACTTCACCCAGCACGCCTTCACCCTCAAGCCCGCCGAAGGAGCCGCGAAAGCGGTGACCCTCAACTGGGGCGCCTTCGTGACCCACTGCGTGGACTTCTCCATCGTCGCCTTCACGATGTTCATGGTCATCAAGGGCATGAACGCGCTCAAGCGCTCGGAGAAGGCCCCGCCCCCCGCGCCGACCGAGAAGAAGTGCCCGGAGTGCTGCCTGCACATCCCCCTCGAGGCCAAGCGCTGCGGGCACTGCACGTCCGCCCTCGCCTGA
- a CDS encoding C4-type zinc ribbon domain-containing protein → MAFNKDDVAKLVGLQEQDRVLDALRAEIDAIPGQIAALQNEADAEKRALAEAKDHVVKSVLKRKEKEQQLAAKEAEARKFGNDLNNVKTNEAFRALQHEIDGCKKQAGDIETEILMLMEEGDALSKEEKVRAASLKEAEGRVQQKVGLLEARKAEIEGKLAARKGERDGFAGTIAPEMVAQYDAIRVRRKGIALSKLDGNTCGACRMVQPPQVMVYVAKAAKLVCCESCQRILYSADQVFGPKPA, encoded by the coding sequence ATGGCATTCAACAAGGACGACGTCGCGAAGCTCGTGGGCCTGCAGGAGCAGGACCGCGTCCTCGACGCCCTGCGCGCCGAGATCGACGCCATCCCCGGCCAGATCGCCGCTTTGCAGAACGAGGCCGACGCCGAGAAGCGCGCCCTCGCCGAAGCGAAGGACCACGTCGTGAAGTCGGTGCTCAAGCGCAAGGAGAAGGAGCAGCAGCTCGCCGCGAAAGAGGCCGAGGCCCGCAAGTTCGGCAACGACCTCAACAACGTGAAGACCAACGAGGCCTTCCGTGCGCTCCAGCACGAGATCGACGGCTGCAAGAAGCAGGCCGGCGACATCGAGACCGAGATCCTGATGCTGATGGAGGAGGGCGACGCGCTCTCCAAGGAAGAGAAGGTCCGGGCCGCCTCGCTCAAGGAGGCCGAGGGCCGCGTGCAGCAGAAGGTCGGCCTGCTCGAGGCCCGCAAGGCCGAGATCGAGGGGAAACTCGCCGCCCGCAAGGGCGAGCGCGACGGTTTCGCGGGCACCATCGCCCCCGAGATGGTCGCCCAGTACGACGCCATCCGCGTGCGCCGCAAGGGCATCGCGCTCTCCAAGCTCGACGGGAACACCTGCGGCGCCTGCCGCATGGTCCAGCCGCCGCAGGTCATGGTCTACGTGGCCAAGGCGGCCAAGCTCGTGTGCTGCGAGAGCTGCCAGCGCATCCTCTACAGCGCCGACCAGGTCTTCGGTCCTAAGCCCGCCTGA